Sequence from the Metopolophium dirhodum isolate CAU chromosome 2, ASM1992520v1, whole genome shotgun sequence genome:
TGTTCATAATGCAATCTATCTAAAGCCCCGCTTACAGCATTATGTAATTCAGTAAGATTTGCTTCCATCAAGTATTGTGAATCTCTAAGTAAGGTACAAATGTCACTTCGAGTTCCCATTCCATTCGGTAATCTAGCTGTCGCATCACGTACTGAAATGCCATAACATTATgtattaattcttatttttattttttacatgagcataaataataacaataatagtttacCTAATACCAATATTGATATGAAATGAGGTCTATTTTCGATCAATAAGGAATGACCACGAGCTGCTTTGTGAATATTAGATGAATTATAAATACCACGTACAGGACCCACAACCGACTCATAACCATGCATTTGATAAATAAAAGAACGATGTGGTTTCAAAAATCGTTGCATTTCCTTGTTTGTAATAAGaatgaaatattaatcaaaacatttttgttttaaattaattatatattttaacttacttGAGCCTGAAAAATTATACGTTCTTCCATACTGGAAGGAGTCACTATCCATGTGTCTAATAATGGTAAAGGTAAAGGAATTGTTGTATCAGTTTCAGACATTTCAATTGTTGAAATAATATCTGTGGTAGATGGTATTGGTACATTGTTAATACCAACTACATCGTCTTTGATACTTTTCAATTTTGAACTAAtgttattcaaattatgtaacCAGCATTTGCATAAATCTCCAAGCCGAGTGTCTGAATCTCTACCAGCACCAATCCATtgataaatatctaaattaggCTTATATTCAATATAAGGAACAAAATCTTCGGGTTGCCACTCTAAAGAAAatggtatattaaataattaattataaaatttgttttttaaggaaataataacaaatttaccAGGGAAATGTCCTGCTAAGAAACCTATAGCAGATTGTAGTGATTTAGGCCAAGTCTTTAAAGTTAAACTGTGGTACCAATCTGGATTTTTTCTGTTATTAAATGTTGAATTCACCCAGTCATGAACACGCTCATTTAGTGCAGTCATATCCATACGGTAATCCCAGTTAGCACAGATTATATCCCTTATAAGTGCAAAGAAACTAGAAACTATCTTCTTTAGTTGAggtctaaaaatatatacataaaaataaataaaatattttctatacaatttaaacataatacacgatatattttaacatacgtCTTCAGATCTAAATTCTCATTACACATAGTTTTAATATCCAAAACATGAAAACCCTCTAACTCTGATAATGATCCAACATAATTAGAATCTGTTACAACTTTACTAGGAGTAGACACTGGTGATAATGATAGCTGTTTAGAACCGTAGTCACTTGGAGTTAGAGAGCGTAAACAAGAATGAATTGTCCTAGGTGGAGAtctaaataattcatataatatattaggtataatgttaACTTGtgatgacattttaataattagctatcaaaaaataataacataatataaataatacttactcTGTATTTATGGTTTGCACTGTACTAGTTAACATGTCTTCTGGATGAAACTCTCTCTGAATATAATTAGGGGGACTGAACTTAGAATCCGAAATATTATCAGATAGTTGAGGGGAAGAGAGTCttggtgatggtggtggtgaGGGAGGCGGTGATGGaggtggtgatggtggtggtgatggAAGTGGTGGTGATGGAAGTGGTGGTGAAGGAATTAATGGTGAATTATACTTTTCTTCAACATCACTCATTTGCTCTAATAACATAGCTGCTGCAGCTTGACCTTCTTCTGCTTTACGTATTTCATCAGCTGTTAAGCTGATAGGTTCCATTTTAATAGGAACATTTAATGTTAATTCTTcttcgatttttaaaaaatctgttAGAATAGGAGTACAAGGATCTAATTTGATGGCATTCAAATTAGTCTTAATTGATTCTTCTTCAGCCATATTAGATATAGAAATTGATGGTGAAGATGGTGAATGCAGAGATGGTGAAAGGAGTGTAGGTGAAACTACATTTTGTAGTATCTCTTCTTTGGTGTATGAAATACTACATGGTTCTGATAGAGCCCTGTCTTCTTGCTTCGATGAAATATCATGCAATTCATCTAGCTGCATAGTAGGTTTTATATCTAATTGCACATGAGGTTCTACATCTAACTGCACTTGAGGTTGTACATCTAAATGTTCATGAGGTTGTACATCTGACTGAACTTGAGGCCGTACATCTAACTGCACTTGAGGCCGTACATCTAACTGCACTTGAGATTGTACATCTAACTGCACTGGAGATTGTACATCTAAATGCACTTGAGGTTGTACACTTAAATGCACAGGAGTTTTTCCATCTAAATGGACAGGGAGTTGTACATCTAGCTTAACAGGAGTTTTTACATCAAACTGTACATCTAACTGCAAAGAAGATTGTATATCTAACTGAAGAGGTGGTTTGATTGACTGGGTTTGCTGTTTGACTGGTTTTGTACGCTTCAACCGAGGTCGATCACTATTTGCTGATCTCTTTTTCTCAGTACCTGATGACACTACTGGTTTAATTTGTTCTTTAATTTGATCAAATCTCATACGTTTATGTtccttaaataattacatatattattatttttgttactacATACATTTTACTAGAATAACATACCTCttccattttctttttttttctcttatgaGATATCAACATTTCTTTATACATATCATCAGAAGGCTCAAATGGATTACTCGTCGGCAAAGCAACTTTAGATAAATCTATTCTATCAGGAAAAGCTGCTAATGTAGAAGTAATAGTTTCTAGCTCAGGTGAAAGAGAACTttgtataatacttaaattacgCCGTTGTTTTTTACCCAAACGAGCAGGTGGTCCttctaaatgtttaaaaaaatgtaaaataattaaaaactaataatcaaaatgtataaaagctTTTAACCTTGATAGTTGCTATCTGAACTTTCTTCAGAGACATCCCCtactaaatgtttaatatcaGAAAGCTCTCGGAAATATCTTCTTTTAACTTGTTGATGCACAGTAAAACTATTACTACCTCCATTATTTGTCACGGATGTAGTAGAAGAACCATTTAAAACATCAATAACCTTTTTACGCCcagaaagtaatttttttaacatactaaaattatatatgcgttgattttttctgaaatattgataagaaaccattattataattaaaaataagtgaaaaaaaattgtaaaaataattcttaccTATACTCTCTCTTGAGTGATCGTCGTAAAAGTGATTTCATTTTGACAATATCAGGTCGAAAATGTCCATCTTTTAATTTATCATGAAAATCATCAATTGGATTAACACCAAAACGAAAACTCTGTCCACCAAATAGCATTCTTAAAGTAATTTCTTTTTCCATTAAATCATTTTCAGGAAATGTAGGGAGAAAATTCTAGAGAaccaaattgtattaattttttaaaatttactatgTACCTAAGTTAAATGAtgtgattatttttcatttcataaaaagtaaaaaaaagctTGTGAATACAATTTACCTTTAAATGTTGCTTTTGTTGATCACTAAGGCATACCCAAGAATTAacagaaaataattgtttaaaaactcCTTCATCTTCACACATTCCAGTTGGCAAACTAAGCTCAGTTTTATTGGCTAACACTGTTTCTGTTTTCAGTGATATAGTTTCATCTTCATCAGCAGTGCTAGTACTTTCAGAATCTGAACCTGACTGACTGCTACCACTACTACTTGTAGCTGAAGTGCTAGTACTAGATGTAGACGACTCTGTTTCATCATCACTATCATCTTGTTCAATTTCAGGAGATGACAATTCTTCTTCTTCTGAATTTGATGTGGATTCTTGGGGCCAATGTTGATAGTCATTATAACTCGACATGGTGTGATTTCAAACCACAAATGATACTAAAACAaacatgataataaaataaaatatagatactagATACTTATCCAACTATATAAGCACAAAAAACctgataaatttttatttatatgtctaaACTGCCTTCAATTAAAGTGAAAGTGGTTAAttcaaacttatttttaaaaaaaatatattgttttagtttttatagaattttagtacaatataaaataattaaaatgtaaaaaccaaGTAAAATTGGTAAGTTTCCAATTATTCtagaaataaatttttatattaggtaataataaaatattataatattataagaggtaatatttgaaagtaaaattaaaccaAATCTGAtgttagacatattattattattatctttattgatGGAAAAAACTtcatttacaaaacaatatatataaaactgtgTAGAGACACAGATACAATAGAATTAGgtacgaataatataaaattcataattgtacagccataattaattattaactaaaataatatccaTAGTGCTTCCTAAAGACATCAGTATATTTGTAGGTGATTATGTCTATACTAtaccaacaaataataatagttttatgtacctaacaaaaatacctattgtttgttgatttgtgaataaaaacatttttatatactaaataaactCGTAAAGAATTAGGCTGGACtaggtaaatttaaatcataggGGTGGGTTAACCTTGAATTAATACtgaataggtatgtatattttatatttttttttaagtttttacctaTTTCTAATTTATCTAAGTAAATCTAGTGGACTTGTGATTGATAAAACTGTCATCGGGCAAATGGTATTTCAAAAACATTCCAAACCACAGTATATCCAGTGCAGGCATGACACATTGTAGTGAAGTCTACGCACTAAGTAATAGGCGTAATGTAGTAAGCAATTTATAGTGTAGGTAAACACATACGTCTAGATGTTATGTTCACCGGGTCCGATTAGCCTGAAGTCCAAGTAGGAGAACAACGAATTGAACTGTGGTGGTGATTCGATTTTATTTGATTCTGTCGGCGGGCCACGGATGGTCAAGTAGTCGCGATCGCGAAGTTACAAAACAAAGACAAGTGGCAACCGGTTCCGATCACACTTCTTGTTGACGGAGGTTAGATAGAGAGAGACGACGACGAACGGTCGGTAGGAACGACAGATTGGAGCCGTTGTCGTACCGTCGGCGCACTTGGTGGACTCAACTTTATTATCGTTCGTGTAGTCCGGgccgacataataataataatgttagtaaataaaaaacaatcggAATGGGTAGGTTAGGTAAAGTTATTACAATGAGTTCCCTTTCGAACGTCATGAGATGAGCCTGACTGCCTGAGCTATCgctgtgtataattgtttacaatttacaatttactaacTATCGTCAGTCGCGACCCTGATAACGTCGCCCGCCACAAAGGTTGGAAGAACAAACTCATTTGTCTTTTATTCCATGACACATGGAAGTTCGTTGGTTCATCAGCCGcacgataatattatcttctcTATACATCATGATCAGCCGTATCGCGGGCTAATTTGATATACATCACGGACTACTACTACAGTGTAGTAGTCCGTGATATACATATACAGTATATGTAACtggatattatactatttatactggACTACTGGAGTCCAGTAACCAATGGCTGAATGGCCCGTCAAGCTTattgattatttgaaaatgtattatttaatttacgaaTTTGGCCCGCTATAAAAAAGGACGTAGACCCTTTTACTAGACTCACGAACTAGTAACTAATACAAGATATAACCACAGAATATAcgaaatttcatatattctgtgatataaCTTTAATCGTGTCGTGGTTAGAACCCACAATGTAGATATTATCCATATCGTTTtaatacctaatggctaatgtACGATATCAGTTAGCGCATGGGCGTGCTCACGCGTGGTTCATGAGATttaaccatagacctataaactaataattaaatttaggaaattaatttttttttttgttatatagataggtaccatTGGCgaaaatagggggggggggcttggggggaattagtaattagtactaatttgtatattctgggtactaagcaatatggcctaaGCCTATTGGCTTGAGTCCCCCaataaatttagtcaatttgcgcctatggtaactggtaagtagtaagtaccacGGTTATCTACTCAGGTTGGAAGACGAGATAAGAATTGTGGCCCCAAAACGGTGTTTTGATGAACTAAGCACTAGACAGTAGTCACGggaccatataataataattatattatattgtttggaacgggaatttacaaaatgtaaaactttttcgtcatgtaaaaatttaaatattaattgtaaacaagGTTATGGCGGAATAAAATTGTGGAAGAATTAGTGGGACAATCGCCCActagaaattttgttttatgcaGTTATTTATAACGGTGGTGGTGAGGTATAaagaatattacaaattacaatattatagtacctatttattttactattaattgattttatttttttttctttagtggctaaataaagattgaagttcaaaatacaaacaaaatacattaaattactcAATTAGAAAATGTcagtacctttattttaataatttaattcatctacaaagcAATGATAATTAGTTCCccgaaataaaatacataaattaaactataatattataatttcaccacagtttctaaaatttaattttcctattatttatacactgtcttataataaatttaataaattgtcttCTCCTTCGATATCCCTCAATAatacagagacaacaaatgtaagTGGAATTGTCGTCTTtacgtatttgtataatatattaagaggacgtcagcgcaatatttattttctttcagACCCACGAGCAACATAGCTAAAACGCTTTTacctaaaatcgttttttatgattttgagtaatcttagagtaaaattacctatacaaaaactatagagaataatatttttgaaggtatgacataatattagtttaatattattatagataatattttttatcatttgactttgtattcgactatcaaataaaaataaaaatgtattatttaattatttaaagatgttaaaaatattttgagaaaatatttagacaaatcaacGTATCAtacactcaaaaatattattctgtatcgtttttgtaataagttattttactcgaaaattattcgaaaaaaaaaacgattctgcgtaaatgtgttttgtctatATGTTGGGCATAAGCCAGACTGAGAAAACAAACAGTGTGCTGATACCCtcttaattaataagtataaaaatcagGAATTGTCACAGTGTCGTGCtcgttggggggggggggggggataaggGTTATATCCTCCCCCCGTTGTCTtttttacctacctacagaaaaccacttattagttattacagctGTTAAGAgtcattaatttttctaaattattaattttaatcgttGAGTCAAcaagcttgaaatttaatacgaggcgcctaatatattcttacaatggcagttgtataatattaaaaatacagtcacaatcttttttataagcatttagttcgaattttgacaaattacgtaaaaatcacgaaaatgtgcaaattattttgagttagaaattcataaaaaattttatctaactatcttgtaatattgtaatatgtaaatataaggGGTGGGTGTACCCCCCAAAATTGGTGGGTAATCGTAATCctaagtataacaatatattgtacaaatataagAAAGATGACTTCCTAGTCGTAGCGTGCAGTGTGTACTGTGTGAAAACGTTAAAAATAGccaataactaattaataatttaattaatagttttaccatcaataaaataataaattctagtatttataatcaataatattgtgtaaaaacaaaaaagtcaaaaatcTCTGATAATACAgtacatttactatttttattttacaaatgataaaacaattagtacctacctatcaactGAAATAGCGGGGGTAATGACTCCCCGGCACACAtgaatgaattttattttacaacgatctgtgcttttatattttatttttattttgtgtctgcAATCACCTATTATGACAGTAAAAATGGTTAGCatcttttatcattttttagcatcttttctgataggaaagtgaatctagttagtactttcttgggtcaaaactcaaaagtaaaaaagttCCCAGTAAATTTCAAAAGcgtcgtgaaaaacaaaaaaaaaattaacaaatataaaagtaatttttatacaaaaccaGTTATCGACAAATTCGATTATGTATTTCTGTTGTAatccaaaaatgaataaccgtaaAAACGTTACATGATGTGTTACatgtgtttacataatatatgagagCATTTCCCTTACAAGATATTTCCTACAAGATATTCAAAGTTATTAGGGCAACACTGAAaactataccacggtccttggAAAACGTAAACTTTAGGTTGTCTATATCGTGGgctacatcttatattcatattataaccccCCTGCACGACGAGCAAAcaattttctttcatgaaattgttttcgtagaatggTCTattagtctggttgttgcatagaatATCCCTGCAtagtgcattacctttgccgacTGTCGGTCGTGATCGttgaacgcagaggcgtgacaaaaaatagtatgtgtggctcgtggaGGAAGGCAATTCAGTCTTTAGTGAAATACGGCCCACGACTGcggcccgcgactgaaatagctcacttccagCCCTAGCCACACAATATACTGTTGTACATACCTACAAGTTATACCTGAAATACCTTCAATgacgttatatacctattaatattatttttttttccttaatcaacccgcggcaacttaggccattgagtggtttttactgtgggggagggtattGTAAgttttaaacacgtgtgttttttggttttggcagattttttagtgggcacccctGTAGGTATTTGCCATGCCCAggtgggggatggtggcactttTCTCCgcacaccgtgacttgcccgaagaaaaataccGCCCGCGGGCGGCATCGAACCGGCGCCGGTGTGCCTTGCAACTCGCCAACCGACGACTTAATCCGCTCGGCTACTCCGTcccccattattattattattatattattatgacgtataaacagtaaacactataTGTCGCATAtaacattgatattatactgtgttggctagtattgtttattgttgacGACGATTATTGTGCGTTTGTGCTTATACACTGTTTAATCGAAtagaattagtttatttatattgtaatatttcgacAGTAAATTGTTTCCAATAagaatttaactttttttaagtttggtatttatatatagtgtTTAAATTGAAGTAAAGCAaagtaatgttttaaattaattgaattatttttcctcGGCTTAAAATAGCTGCCAATACAGTACTTTGCGTGCTAAGTTTCACACGTGAAGTGATATTCCGTCAACCaattaagaaataagaatagaTGTGTCTGCAGGTCGTAGTTTAGAttgcattaattaaaattaatcatacaattataaGTGCACTTGGGATAGATTTGATAAGCcagatttattcaaaaacagcttttagttaaataatttatcagcgAAAGGACAATCAGCCATGGgctcgttatattatgtttaaaatgtatacgagACTAAATTCCTTTCAAAATTCATATCTTAAGACCATCTATGgttattgtagtaaatattagaACTCATATTATTCTTCTTGTCTAGTCCGGTTTTATAAAACGCCAATAATATagtgctaatataatataaacatttgttttataaaaaaacaaacataataaaaaaaaggtgggcgagtgggtgtcgctctgctgtacagtaggttacaataaGTGGATCACTGAATAATGGAtggtatattaaatttgaattcaatgataatgatataatataataatatattaatatcattgtataagaaaaacgattccgagcggAGACGGTGtgtcagtctaggtttaagacatattataaactattatctattgtattaaaaaaataattgaccaataataggtacctataataaattccaaattaatcatatcacaatatccattaggtacttatgacgcgttatacatcaacaacaaaccatgatattatcatagatatataatagtatacctacttaagaagtttcaagtacccacgaataatattatacaatcacaacaaataactaaaaaaaatattctaggttttttaatatgtaatttcgtccaaattttaacttaaaatgactataaaaaaaaactgtgtttaagtattttttagattttttagtaaCTTAATTAACTACTtccgtggaatcttgtttt
This genomic interval carries:
- the LOC132939037 gene encoding uncharacterized protein LOC132939037; this encodes MSSYNDYQHWPQESTSNSEEEELSSPEIEQDDSDDETESSTSSTSTSATSSSGSSQSGSDSESTSTADEDETISLKTETVLANKTELSLPTGMCEDEGVFKQLFSVNSWVCLSDQQKQHLKNFLPTFPENDLMEKEITLRMLFGGQSFRFGVNPIDDFHDKLKDGHFRPDIVKMKSLLRRSLKREYRKNQRIYNFSMLKKLLSGRKKVIDVLNGSSTTSVTNNGGSNSFTVHQQVKRRYFRELSDIKHLVGDVSEESSDSNYQEGPPARLGKKQRRNLSIIQSSLSPELETITSTLAAFPDRIDLSKVALPTSNPFEPSDDMYKEMLISHKRKKKKMEEEHKRMRFDQIKEQIKPVVSSGTEKKRSANSDRPRLKRTKPVKQQTQSIKPPLQLDIQSSLQLDVQFDVKTPVKLDVQLPVHLDGKTPVHLSVQPQVHLDVQSPVQLDVQSQVQLDVRPQVQLDVRPQVQSDVQPHEHLDVQPQVQLDVEPHVQLDIKPTMQLDELHDISSKQEDRALSEPCSISYTKEEILQNVVSPTLLSPSLHSPSSPSISISNMAEEESIKTNLNAIKLDPCTPILTDFLKIEEELTLNVPIKMEPISLTADEIRKAEEGQAAAAMLLEQMSDVEEKYNSPLIPSPPLPSPPLPSPPPSPPPSPPPSPPPSPRLSSPQLSDNISDSKFSPPNYIQREFHPEDMLTSTVQTINTESPPRTIHSCLRSLTPSDYGSKQLSLSPVSTPSKVVTDSNYVGSLSELEGFHVLDIKTMCNENLDLKTPQLKKIVSSFFALIRDIICANWDYRMDMTALNERVHDWVNSTFNNRKNPDWYHSLTLKTWPKSLQSAIGFLAGHFPEWQPEDFVPYIEYKPNLDIYQWIGAGRDSDTRLGDLCKCWLHNLNNISSKLKSIKDDVVGINNVPIPSTTDIISTIEMSETDTTIPLPLPLLDTWIVTPSSMEERIIFQAQEMQRFLKPHRSFIYQMHGYESVVGPVRGIYNSSNIHKAARGHSLLIENRPHFISILVLVRDATARLPNGMGTRSDICTLLRDSQYLMEANLTELHNAVSGALDRLHYEHDPCVKYDPKRKIWIYLHRGRKLEEFERLHLEQQGAVKMKCWRRNKAQKKTLEPKRTPNKKLTSNVLLESLSMLDLPTSSTSDSMPSSSTSPVLSDMRVTQEMNSIEHSKQTIKTPRVTKNRKVPAQTMQMTDNAVELNIERPTLIDQNSIVSSQIFSMPVSSHISTVTASNSSIITSSNIPNQSFSSNITSQSIISSNSQSIANSFNCQSIASNINSQSIAGNILSQSKAGNSLKVVNSQTVSNSGQMINISQTMNSNNQAFINNNTMVVNNISSNKQVISSGDLITIGPRKKTKHVQIAQPVSIGQSSGLTNYQHDHHLNITKPAQIKEHQRQILVLKQKRSDHSISSSEQNSTVVNQTDTVKPQTVQHFIQLQHQQKLQKQQQMQLQLLQHKQIQQQNKQQVIIRKTDGDDKTEGGDAEQPQVIFLKQGPRNVQQQETQQITQQQLQQLLMLRPQQQTGQQAQVVMVKQQGNDQKSIALKPILTSIRGTKIQQNPAKTANLLVQAKQAAQNVQRKITKPLVGQFMSNQRAQLPVDSVLANRKLSGVPGTPLRISGVQTSKSGQPHYTVVTVAQPKLMPSNQPNIGQKTPTRISTINDRLKSGDTNQPQTVRVVQSQIGGKPLLVTNKAQISSALTGISTSSAVVSSTANTYTVVQQGSQQILVPASSLKSFQGLKVIPLSQHNIKGRSQMFARILNSDSVRPVFIHQQSNQDTCSQGPTESNT